A region from the Sandaracinus amylolyticus genome encodes:
- a CDS encoding putative metal-binding motif-containing protein, translating to MSWSCRARAASMVVSCLLAVLASGCTCGVPIAPLEDVYIPSLDAGADAQLERPDGSTCSAETGEGCPCAAEGETRSCSTGGVGACGMGTQTCVVTFEFPVWGACGDVAEPSDETCNGVDDDCDGTLDEALGELTCGEGACRTTVPACASGVAQECTPLAAFGEACNGADDDCDGAIDEALGSSICGTGACEREVAACAEGVVGVCTPGAPAVESCDDDDDDCDGMIDEGLGTIACGRGTCARTVAACADGTPGVCIPGTAGSETCDGADDDCDGTIDEGFGTTVCGVGECRRVVLACSGSGGGTCTPGTPTAEICNGLDDDCDGTVDDGIAPVRCGVGACARMQAGCVGGVPATCTPGMPSAEACNGVDDDCDGTVDDGLPELTCGLGACRRTATACTSGNPGTCTPGTPGTEVCGNGVDDDCDGAADELCACDPAVDRDFDGSNECLDCDDANGAVRPGRAELCNGTDDDCDRRIDEAFDADRDTFGTCSSDPTQRDCDDTRASVYPGAPELCGADGRGDGIDQDCDGYLDELCNPCDPRDDDGDGLSECAGDCDDTTPNVSPRVAERCDGSDTDCNRFTVDNCGVSEPCNFSSGADVCGDDLLCGCVVGGGGMCTGNYVCTSFCEGSYTGALGAGCTATQTCRYRVTITDNLHGCAESTDPIGTLMGGAVCSGDAQCRSGDCDRYCIGPGCNTQRCVDYCTHHAPGTSGSCASGTVCEIVSVAGTSPLMYARCALDDNGTGTTGAACGRAGQPGCMWGAQSCVSGVCAQPCAVNAQCPSGTHCSVRGNATTIGTFGSDAPAAIRGMTAVETVPVCLANTGAGLHNRQAGAACAQNGDCESQLCERSLGVCIDLCTSDDSCPTGLGCELAYLRTPTGVVSSRVCLSASYDGLLSAL from the coding sequence ATGTCGTGGTCGTGTCGTGCTCGCGCCGCGAGCATGGTCGTCTCGTGCTTGCTCGCGGTCCTCGCGAGCGGCTGCACCTGCGGTGTGCCGATCGCGCCGCTCGAGGACGTGTACATCCCGTCGCTCGACGCCGGCGCGGACGCGCAGCTCGAGCGCCCCGACGGATCGACGTGCAGCGCGGAGACCGGCGAGGGCTGTCCCTGCGCGGCCGAGGGCGAGACGCGATCGTGCTCGACCGGCGGCGTCGGCGCGTGCGGCATGGGCACCCAGACGTGCGTCGTCACGTTCGAATTCCCGGTGTGGGGCGCGTGCGGCGACGTCGCCGAGCCGAGCGACGAGACGTGCAACGGCGTCGACGACGACTGCGACGGCACGCTCGACGAGGCGCTCGGCGAGCTCACGTGCGGCGAGGGCGCGTGCCGCACCACGGTGCCCGCGTGCGCGTCGGGCGTCGCGCAGGAATGCACGCCGCTCGCGGCGTTCGGCGAGGCGTGCAACGGCGCCGACGACGACTGCGACGGCGCGATCGACGAAGCGCTCGGCAGCTCGATCTGCGGGACCGGCGCGTGCGAGCGCGAGGTGGCGGCGTGCGCGGAAGGCGTCGTCGGCGTGTGCACGCCGGGCGCGCCGGCCGTCGAGTCGTGTGACGACGACGACGACGACTGCGACGGCATGATCGACGAAGGGCTCGGCACGATCGCGTGCGGCCGCGGCACGTGCGCGCGCACCGTCGCGGCGTGCGCCGACGGAACGCCGGGCGTGTGCATCCCCGGGACCGCCGGCAGCGAGACCTGCGACGGCGCCGACGACGACTGCGACGGGACGATCGACGAGGGCTTCGGCACCACGGTGTGCGGCGTCGGCGAGTGTCGCCGCGTCGTGCTCGCGTGCTCGGGCAGCGGTGGAGGCACGTGCACGCCGGGCACGCCGACCGCCGAGATCTGCAACGGCCTCGACGACGACTGCGACGGCACCGTCGACGACGGGATCGCGCCCGTGCGCTGCGGCGTCGGCGCGTGCGCGCGCATGCAGGCGGGCTGCGTCGGCGGCGTCCCCGCGACGTGCACGCCCGGCATGCCGAGCGCCGAGGCGTGCAACGGCGTCGACGACGACTGCGACGGCACGGTCGACGACGGCTTGCCCGAGCTCACTTGCGGCCTGGGCGCGTGCCGCCGCACCGCGACCGCGTGCACGAGCGGCAACCCCGGCACCTGCACGCCGGGCACGCCGGGCACCGAGGTCTGCGGCAACGGCGTCGACGACGACTGCGACGGCGCGGCCGACGAGCTCTGCGCGTGTGATCCCGCGGTCGATCGCGACTTCGACGGATCGAACGAGTGCCTCGACTGCGACGACGCGAACGGCGCGGTGCGCCCCGGTCGCGCCGAGCTCTGCAACGGCACCGACGACGACTGCGATCGACGCATCGACGAGGCGTTCGACGCCGATCGCGACACGTTCGGCACCTGCTCGAGCGATCCCACCCAGCGCGACTGCGACGACACGCGCGCGAGCGTGTACCCCGGCGCGCCCGAGCTCTGCGGCGCCGACGGGCGCGGCGACGGGATCGATCAGGACTGCGACGGATACCTCGACGAGCTGTGCAATCCGTGTGACCCGCGCGACGACGACGGCGACGGTCTGAGCGAGTGCGCGGGCGACTGCGACGACACGACCCCGAACGTCTCGCCGCGCGTCGCCGAGCGCTGCGACGGATCCGACACCGACTGCAATCGCTTCACCGTCGACAATTGCGGCGTGAGCGAGCCGTGCAACTTCTCGAGCGGCGCCGACGTCTGCGGCGACGATCTGCTCTGCGGATGCGTCGTGGGCGGCGGCGGGATGTGCACCGGCAACTACGTCTGCACGTCGTTCTGCGAGGGCAGCTACACCGGCGCGCTCGGCGCGGGCTGCACCGCGACGCAGACGTGCCGCTATCGCGTGACGATCACCGACAACCTGCACGGCTGCGCGGAGAGCACCGATCCGATCGGCACGCTGATGGGCGGCGCGGTGTGCAGCGGAGACGCGCAGTGCCGCAGCGGCGACTGCGATCGCTACTGCATCGGGCCGGGGTGCAACACGCAGCGCTGCGTCGACTACTGCACGCACCACGCGCCCGGGACGTCGGGCAGCTGCGCGAGCGGCACGGTCTGCGAGATCGTGTCGGTCGCGGGGACCTCGCCGCTGATGTACGCGCGCTGCGCGCTCGACGACAACGGCACCGGCACCACCGGCGCGGCGTGCGGTCGCGCGGGTCAGCCCGGGTGCATGTGGGGCGCGCAGAGCTGCGTCAGCGGCGTGTGCGCGCAGCCGTGCGCGGTCAACGCGCAGTGCCCGAGCGGCACGCACTGCTCGGTCCGCGGCAACGCGACGACGATCGGCACGTTCGGCAGCGACGCGCCCGCGGCGATCCGCGGGATGACCGCGGTCGAGACGGTGCCGGTCTGTCTCGCGAACACCGGCGCGGGCCTGCACAACCGCCAAGCAGGCGCGGCGTGCGCACAGAACGGCGACTGCGAGAGCCAGCTGTGCGAGCGCTCGCTCGGCGTGTGCATCGACCTCTGCACGAGCGACGACTCGTGCCCGACCGGCCTCGGATGCGAGCTCGCGTACCTGCGCACGCCGACCGGCGTCGTGTCGTCGCGCGTGTGCCTGTCGGCGAGCTACGACGGGCTCTTGAGCGCGCTCTGA
- a CDS encoding MarR family winged helix-turn-helix transcriptional regulator, which translates to MVRRPFDPDCGDERASPAQLLARCARRIDELALERIAARTRIAIRPAHAALFRHLDLEGTRQTELARRAGVSKQAIHQLVSELEELGLVERAPDPEDARATRVRFTSKKGRSLLDELGEVERELEQAIGKERMRALHDALARIDVHLDRAEDARAAPRARARRAD; encoded by the coding sequence ATGGTCCGTCGTCCCTTCGATCCCGATTGCGGCGACGAGCGCGCGAGCCCGGCGCAGCTCCTCGCCCGGTGCGCGCGACGCATCGACGAGCTCGCCCTCGAGCGCATCGCCGCCAGGACGCGCATCGCGATCCGGCCCGCGCACGCCGCGCTGTTCCGGCACCTCGATCTCGAGGGCACGCGACAGACGGAGCTCGCGCGGCGCGCCGGCGTGAGCAAGCAGGCGATCCACCAGCTCGTCTCGGAGCTCGAGGAGCTCGGGCTGGTCGAGCGCGCGCCCGACCCGGAGGACGCGCGAGCGACGCGCGTCCGCTTCACGAGCAAGAAGGGGCGATCGCTGCTCGACGAGCTCGGCGAGGTCGAGCGCGAGCTCGAGCAGGCGATCGGCAAGGAGCGCATGCGCGCGCTGCACGACGCGCTCGCGCGCATCGACGTGCACCTCGATCGCGCGGAGGACGCGCGCGCAGCGCCGCGGGCCCGCGCACGTCGCGCAGACTGA
- a CDS encoding Fpg/Nei family DNA glycosylase, whose protein sequence is MPELPDITLYIEALEARVIGRTLASIRLASPFVLRSVDPKIADVVGHEVIGLRRMGKRIVFAIEPDVFAVVHLMIAGRFQWKDEAKAKIPGKVGLLAFDFVSEDGAEHGTLLLTEASTKKRASLHLVRGEAALRDFDRGGLEPLGSTLEQFKDALTRERHTLKRALTDPRLFSGIGNAYSDEILHRAKMSPVTRSDRLDDAAIATLHRATIEVLEEWIDRMRAELAGGFPAKVTAFRPEMAVHGKYGQPCPVCGTKVQRIVYAENESNYCPRCQTEGKLLADRSLSRLLKGNWPKTIEELEGR, encoded by the coding sequence ATGCCCGAGCTCCCCGACATCACGCTCTACATCGAAGCGCTGGAAGCGCGCGTGATCGGACGCACGCTCGCGTCGATCCGGCTCGCGTCGCCCTTCGTGCTGCGCTCGGTGGATCCGAAGATCGCGGACGTGGTGGGGCACGAGGTGATCGGGCTGCGAAGGATGGGCAAGCGCATCGTCTTCGCGATCGAGCCCGACGTGTTCGCGGTCGTGCACCTGATGATCGCCGGACGCTTCCAGTGGAAGGACGAAGCGAAGGCGAAGATCCCCGGCAAGGTGGGCCTGCTCGCGTTCGACTTCGTCAGCGAAGACGGCGCGGAGCACGGGACGCTGCTGCTCACCGAGGCCTCGACGAAGAAGCGCGCGAGCCTGCACCTCGTGCGCGGCGAGGCCGCGCTGCGCGACTTCGATCGCGGCGGGCTCGAGCCGCTCGGCTCGACGCTCGAGCAGTTCAAGGACGCGCTCACCCGCGAGCGCCACACGCTCAAGCGCGCGCTGACCGATCCGCGCCTGTTCTCGGGCATCGGCAACGCGTACTCCGACGAGATCCTCCACCGCGCGAAGATGTCGCCGGTCACGCGCAGCGATCGCCTCGACGACGCGGCGATCGCGACGCTGCATCGCGCGACGATCGAGGTGCTCGAGGAGTGGATCGATCGCATGCGCGCCGAGCTCGCCGGCGGCTTCCCTGCGAAGGTCACTGCGTTCCGGCCCGAGATGGCGGTGCACGGCAAGTACGGACAGCCGTGCCCGGTGTGCGGGACGAAGGTGCAGCGCATCGTGTACGCGGAGAACGAGTCGAACTACTGTCCGCGCTGCCAGACCGAAGGGAAGCTGCTCGCGGATCGATCGCTCTCGCGGCTGCTGAAGGGCAACTGGCCCAAGACGATCGAGGAGCTCGAAGGTCGTTGA
- a CDS encoding cytochrome P460 family protein yields MSDWHAHCQAGASMCRSVARGSTALVVIAMISLSCREPDPDDGPFPTDYERAWTEARDGCTLSHDHELRYIRVFANDGALGPYTQQDAPYPVGAALLKAEYDDPECTELLSFVLMEKLEAGTTPTEEHDWTWRRFDAQRREVFDRRAIPTTCIDCHAWHCEEPPYGWDYTCPPGSIEPTPR; encoded by the coding sequence TTGAGCGACTGGCACGCTCACTGCCAGGCGGGCGCCTCGATGTGCCGCTCTGTTGCACGTGGGAGCACCGCGCTGGTCGTGATCGCGATGATCTCGCTCTCGTGCCGAGAGCCGGATCCCGACGACGGGCCCTTCCCCACCGACTACGAGCGTGCGTGGACCGAGGCGCGCGACGGCTGCACGCTCAGCCACGATCACGAGCTGCGCTACATCCGCGTGTTCGCGAACGACGGCGCGCTCGGGCCCTACACGCAGCAGGACGCGCCCTACCCCGTCGGCGCCGCGCTGCTGAAGGCGGAGTACGACGACCCCGAGTGCACCGAGCTGCTCTCGTTCGTGCTGATGGAGAAGCTCGAGGCGGGCACCACGCCCACCGAGGAGCACGACTGGACGTGGCGCCGCTTCGACGCGCAGCGCCGCGAGGTCTTCGATCGTCGCGCGATCCCGACGACGTGCATCGACTGCCACGCTTGGCATTGCGAGGAGCCCCCGTATGGCTGGGACTACACGTGCCCTCCCGGTTCGATCGAGCCGACTCCGCGCTGA
- a CDS encoding WD40/YVTN/BNR-like repeat-containing protein, translated as MAGTTRALPVRSSRLRAEIALVALITIGCPGPSEEPVHRVVMEELPAGLLSVWGTSARDVWTVGADPGDGPYVLRYDGDGWTRIPTGAQGDAWWVHGFESDGSVLVGGEGGMILRWDGTSFARMETPSDAPTIFGIWGSAPDDVLAVGGLGRVAGFVWHYDGSEWRAIELPEALEGRSLFKVWGRGRGDAWIVGTDGAVLHWDGEELAMHDAGTTRTLFTVHVGPDGSVAAVGGAGSGVLVVRDPEGAWHDVAPDLVPHLFGVFLTRDSGRAVGINGTFVRRESATWVVEDTGLALAETLHSVWIDPDGGVWAAGGQVLAEPLERGLLIYQGREEIASYEGE; from the coding sequence ATGGCTGGGACTACACGTGCCCTCCCGGTTCGATCGAGCCGACTCCGCGCTGAGATCGCGCTCGTCGCGCTGATCACGATCGGGTGCCCGGGGCCGAGCGAAGAGCCCGTGCACCGCGTCGTGATGGAGGAGCTGCCCGCGGGCTTGCTCTCGGTGTGGGGGACGAGCGCGCGCGACGTGTGGACGGTCGGCGCCGATCCCGGCGACGGTCCGTACGTGCTGCGCTACGACGGCGACGGGTGGACGCGCATCCCGACCGGCGCGCAGGGCGACGCGTGGTGGGTGCACGGCTTCGAGAGCGATGGCTCGGTGCTCGTCGGCGGCGAGGGCGGGATGATCCTGCGCTGGGACGGGACGTCGTTCGCGCGCATGGAGACGCCGAGCGATGCGCCGACGATCTTCGGCATCTGGGGCAGCGCGCCGGACGACGTGCTCGCGGTCGGCGGGCTCGGCCGCGTGGCGGGGTTCGTGTGGCACTACGACGGGAGCGAGTGGCGCGCGATCGAGCTGCCCGAGGCGCTCGAGGGGCGATCGCTCTTCAAGGTGTGGGGGCGCGGGCGCGGCGATGCGTGGATCGTCGGCACCGACGGAGCCGTGCTGCACTGGGACGGCGAGGAGCTCGCGATGCACGACGCGGGCACCACGCGGACGCTCTTCACGGTGCACGTCGGGCCCGACGGCAGCGTCGCGGCGGTGGGTGGCGCGGGCTCGGGCGTGCTGGTCGTGCGCGATCCCGAGGGTGCTTGGCACGACGTGGCACCCGACCTGGTGCCCCATCTGTTCGGTGTGTTCCTCACGCGCGACAGCGGTCGTGCCGTGGGGATCAACGGGACGTTCGTGCGGCGCGAGAGCGCGACGTGGGTCGTCGAGGACACCGGGCTCGCGCTGGCAGAGACTCTGCATTCCGTGTGGATCGATCCCGACGGCGGCGTGTGGGCCGCGGGCGGACAGGTGCTCGCAGAGCCGCTGGAGCGCGGTCTCTTGATCTATCAGGGGCGCGAGGAGATCGCGTCGTACGAGGGGGAGTGA
- a CDS encoding TolB family protein has product MTITRALLLCVLLAGCGARTDLGAPPPVEPFDAAPPPIDAGHDAPPPIDAPRCTSDADCDDRLACTLDRCIDGACVAEPVDMWCDDALFCTGVERCDVRVGCVASPPACGDAIACTVDRCDEAIDACVREPDADLCPISHRCDPVMGCVARALAHDRTRLYEIDLPSGALRELAPTPVTLTDLALHPDGTLYGAVAGTLVRVDPEAGTVERLVDVMGAFVGLDISPDGTLYGSVDERVVRFDLARGAAMRVATFPGGLRASGDLAFVEGRLYATVTGGRGGDWLVEVPLDGGIRARVIGATGHEMIWGLAPFGETLYGLTRGGVLLRIDVTTARATVLARPGAEFFGGGAR; this is encoded by the coding sequence GTGACCATCACGCGGGCTCTGCTCCTCTGCGTCCTCCTCGCCGGCTGCGGTGCGCGCACCGATCTCGGTGCGCCTCCGCCCGTCGAGCCCTTCGACGCGGCGCCGCCGCCGATCGACGCGGGCCACGACGCGCCGCCGCCGATCGACGCGCCGCGCTGCACGAGCGACGCGGACTGCGACGATCGGCTCGCCTGCACGCTCGATCGCTGCATCGACGGTGCGTGCGTCGCCGAGCCCGTCGACATGTGGTGCGACGACGCGCTGTTCTGCACCGGCGTCGAGCGCTGCGACGTGCGCGTCGGGTGCGTCGCGTCGCCGCCGGCGTGTGGCGACGCGATCGCGTGCACCGTCGATCGTTGTGACGAGGCGATCGACGCGTGCGTGCGCGAGCCCGACGCGGATCTCTGTCCGATCAGCCACCGCTGCGATCCCGTGATGGGCTGCGTCGCGCGCGCGCTCGCGCACGATCGCACGCGCCTCTACGAGATCGATCTCCCGAGCGGCGCGCTGCGCGAGCTCGCGCCGACGCCGGTCACGCTCACCGATCTCGCGCTCCATCCCGACGGCACGCTCTACGGCGCGGTCGCGGGCACGCTGGTGCGCGTCGACCCGGAGGCCGGCACCGTCGAGCGCCTCGTCGACGTGATGGGCGCGTTCGTCGGCCTCGACATCTCGCCCGACGGGACGCTCTACGGCTCGGTCGACGAGCGCGTCGTGCGCTTCGATCTCGCGCGCGGCGCCGCGATGCGCGTCGCGACGTTCCCCGGTGGGCTGCGCGCGAGCGGCGATCTCGCGTTCGTCGAGGGGCGCCTGTACGCGACGGTCACCGGTGGACGCGGCGGCGACTGGCTCGTCGAGGTGCCGCTCGACGGAGGCATTCGCGCGCGTGTGATCGGCGCGACGGGCCACGAGATGATCTGGGGGCTCGCGCCGTTCGGCGAGACGCTCTACGGGCTCACGCGCGGCGGCGTCCTCTTGCGCATCGACGTCACGACCGCGCGCGCGACCGTGCTCGCGCGACCGGGCGCCGAGTTCTTCGGCGGCGGCGCCCGCTAG
- a CDS encoding NAD-dependent epimerase/dehydratase family protein has product MSSSLHVVLGAGQIGTAVARFLAERGHRVRLVARSGGAAIPGVERVRGSVADPAFAAECARGAEVVYSATNVPYDRWHRELAPLVEGAIVAAKSAGARLVVLDNLYAFGRMGGAPMGPEGPFEPCSRKGVLRKQLAERVLAAHHAGEVEAVIARASDFVGPEIVGAHLGERFFTRVLAGSPGECLGDADLPHAFTYGRDVVRGLAALGRAPDVAGRIWHLPTLEARSMRAWGEALGRELGVDVRITKLAGWLLAIAGVVVPIMRELREMTYQWEAPYLVDDSAFRRVLGIEPTPFDEQVRATAAWARAKYGAEATARAA; this is encoded by the coding sequence ATGTCCAGCTCGCTCCACGTGGTCCTCGGCGCCGGTCAGATCGGCACCGCTGTCGCGCGCTTCCTCGCCGAGCGCGGCCACCGCGTGCGCCTCGTCGCGCGCAGCGGCGGCGCCGCGATCCCGGGCGTCGAGCGCGTTCGGGGCAGCGTCGCGGACCCTGCGTTCGCGGCCGAGTGCGCGCGGGGCGCGGAGGTCGTCTACAGCGCGACCAACGTCCCGTACGATCGCTGGCACCGCGAGCTCGCGCCGCTCGTGGAAGGCGCGATCGTGGCGGCGAAGAGCGCGGGCGCGCGCCTCGTCGTGCTCGACAACCTCTACGCGTTCGGCCGCATGGGCGGCGCGCCGATGGGCCCCGAGGGCCCGTTCGAGCCCTGCTCGAGGAAGGGCGTGCTCCGCAAGCAGCTCGCCGAGCGCGTGCTCGCGGCGCACCACGCGGGCGAGGTCGAGGCGGTGATCGCGCGCGCCAGCGACTTCGTCGGTCCCGAGATCGTCGGCGCGCACCTCGGCGAGCGCTTCTTCACGCGCGTGCTCGCGGGGAGCCCCGGTGAGTGCCTCGGCGACGCGGATCTGCCGCACGCGTTCACGTACGGGCGCGACGTCGTGCGTGGGCTCGCCGCGCTCGGACGCGCGCCCGACGTCGCGGGTCGCATCTGGCACCTGCCGACGCTCGAAGCGCGCTCGATGCGCGCCTGGGGCGAGGCGCTCGGCCGCGAGCTCGGGGTGGACGTGCGGATCACGAAGCTGGCCGGCTGGCTGCTCGCGATCGCCGGCGTGGTCGTGCCGATCATGCGCGAGCTCCGCGAGATGACGTATCAGTGGGAGGCGCCGTACCTCGTCGACGACTCGGCGTTCCGCCGCGTGCTCGGCATCGAGCCCACTCCGTTCGACGAGCAGGTGCGCGCCACCGCCGCCTGGGCGCGCGCGAAGTACGGCGCGGAGGCGACCGCGCGCGCGGCGTGA
- a CDS encoding LysR family transcriptional regulator: protein MSSVPPGALWAPRAEHCADAWPRVALQAILAIVQATGSTPLRWDDVQLFLALAREPSLARAGARLGVDASTVSRRLAALEDALELRLFDRTREGLRATAAAERLLPSAEAMEAGASGFARDAETFEREIEGRVRITAPPGLADAFVAPLLVELVAKHPRLSIELDASIGYADLARRDADLALRVARPRSGDLVAKRIFTAREAVLGAPAYVTRLGRLKRVSDARWITYADDLASLPTMRWLKREAPAMTAVLATSDFSAQARAAEAGLGVLVAPSPFVHAYRLVEVPLARPLARSLAEVAENELWLVGHRALRDVPRIAAVWSFLDESFERMTKAQHARRKR from the coding sequence ATGTCTTCCGTTCCTCCTGGCGCGCTCTGGGCGCCACGAGCGGAGCATTGCGCGGATGCATGGCCACGGGTCGCGCTGCAAGCCATCCTTGCAATCGTGCAAGCCACGGGCTCGACGCCGCTGCGGTGGGACGACGTGCAGCTCTTCCTCGCGCTCGCCCGCGAGCCCTCCCTCGCGCGGGCCGGCGCGCGGCTCGGGGTCGATGCGTCGACCGTCAGCCGTCGCCTCGCCGCGCTCGAGGACGCGCTCGAGCTGCGGCTCTTCGATCGGACGCGCGAAGGGCTGCGCGCGACGGCGGCCGCGGAGCGGCTCCTCCCCTCGGCGGAGGCGATGGAGGCCGGCGCATCGGGGTTCGCGCGCGACGCCGAGACCTTCGAGCGCGAGATCGAAGGCAGGGTGCGCATCACCGCGCCGCCGGGGCTCGCGGACGCGTTCGTCGCACCGCTGCTGGTCGAGCTCGTCGCGAAGCACCCGCGGCTCTCGATCGAGCTCGACGCGAGCATCGGCTACGCGGACCTCGCACGACGCGACGCCGACCTCGCGCTGCGCGTGGCGAGGCCGCGCTCCGGCGATCTCGTGGCGAAGAGGATCTTCACGGCGCGCGAAGCGGTGCTGGGCGCGCCGGCCTACGTGACGCGCCTGGGCCGGCTCAAGCGGGTGTCCGACGCACGCTGGATCACGTACGCCGACGACCTCGCGTCGCTCCCGACGATGCGATGGCTCAAGCGCGAGGCACCGGCGATGACCGCGGTGCTCGCGACGAGCGACTTCTCGGCGCAGGCGCGCGCCGCCGAGGCCGGGCTCGGCGTGCTCGTCGCGCCGAGCCCGTTCGTGCACGCATATCGACTCGTCGAGGTGCCGCTCGCGCGACCGCTCGCGAGGTCGCTCGCGGAGGTCGCCGAGAACGAGCTCTGGCTCGTCGGGCATCGCGCCCTCCGCGACGTCCCGCGCATCGCCGCGGTGTGGTCGTTCCTCGACGAGTCGTTCGAGCGCATGACGAAGGCGCAACACGCGCGCCGGAAGCGGTGA